The genomic DNA ATACTAATCTGAGGAAAATTACGAAACAtgaagtgaaaagaaaaaagaataacgctttaaacctttttttaatcatgaatgCTATAATGACTTGTAAAGCACAATCCACAATaagattggaaaaacaaaaaagctaacATATTCTTCTTTCAATAAGCAAACCTTTTTTGGTATGACCAAATTGTAAGTAAAAtccaaaacacaacaaaaattaacacTAGTGAAATCAAGAACTAAGCTCACCAATTGCATAAATCTTAGCTCTGATCTAAAAATCTATTAGAACGTTGGATCTAAACTTCGAATTCCTTATCAAGATCCAAgatccacacacaaaaaaaaaaaaaaaaaaaaaaaaaaaNTTAGCTGACTCCAGAACGTAACCCAGGGAAGAAGCTCCAGCTGTTTCCAGCGACCTTCTCAATATTCTCGTCTTTAGTGTTGTCGAATTTGAAATCTTTGCTAGATCCAACCGATGAGGAACTCAGCTTCTGAATTCTCTGCTGTTCGGTCTCTCTATTCTCTATACTTTCAATCTTTTGGAagctgtttcttcttcctctgtctgTTAATGAACTCTCCTCTGTCGCAATCCGGTCATTGTTGTTCATTCTGTCGTGTGATCGATTTAGCTTGCTTGCAAAGCAACGTGCAACGTCTTCGCCTGTTAACTCAAACGAAACTCTGTGATCTGCCACAATGACTTCAGAGCCATGATCCGAATTCGCCAGTGAAGCAACTTCAGAGATCTGATTCTGAAGTGGCCATGTGGTGTTGTTGGGTGTTAGGTTCCCAGAGACTATCTCTGGACCATTTGGTGTCAGAGCGCCTGAAGCCAAACCTGAACCGTGCCCAACAGGTGTGATCGAGCCAGAACCAAACCTTGATCCCCATTTACGTGCTGTGAAATGCTCAAAACCAAGGAACTTTGGAGGCTCGCCTATTCTAAACTCGACCATGGGGGATTTACCCGGGTAAGGAGAAGATGTACCAGAGTTTGAAATCACTGACCCGGGGGAGATAAGATTACCACCACCAGGACTTCCAGGACAGACCTGATTAGACCGAAACTCATAATGTGAcgatgagaacttttgattcatcCCACTACTATCTCTTCGAGTTAGCTCCAAAGAAGATGTAAGCAACTGAGCAAAGGGAACCTCAGGGGACGAAGGTGTAGTTATATGGACTGACGACTCCGGAGGTGGAGTGTACGGTGCAGTAGAAGGCTCGGTTATAAACGCAGAGAACACAGGAGGAGTGACAGGTTGAGTTTCATTAGCATATGGTCCAACGGTAAAGACAGACTGAGGTTCCTTAGGAGAGAATGTATTGCTGGTAAGAGAAAGCGGACCAACAGGCGAATGAGAAACAGACGAAGGATCAGATTGAAGAAACGAAGCTGGAGATGAAGGAGGAGCTATAAAAGGAAGAACAACTGTAGTTGAAGTAGCTGAGTTTTGAACTGTAACAACCGGAACTCCAGATGCAGCAACAGGTTCAGGTACAAGCACAGCGTTACCAATCCGTTTATTGTTCTTTTGTGATCCAAAACATGAACATAAACTCCAACATTTTGCCCATCTTCTCttctatataaaaccaaatacataaaatattagaATCATGAGCTACAGAATCTTAATCTTGATCCCCTTTCTAGAGACATAGAGCACTGTTTCAATTCAACCAAAGTAAAAAGCTAGTATTTGAAATAAAGTAAGTAAATAAAGAAGATAAATTACCTAAACGTCTTGTTAGTTCTCACTTTTGGAGAAAGTTATACTAATCTGAGGAAAATTACGAAACAtgaagtgaaaagaaaaaagaataacgctttaaacctttttttaatcatgaatgCTATAATGACTTGTAAAGCACAATCCACAATaagattggaaaaacaaaaaagctaacATATTCTTCTTTCAATAAGCAAACCTTTTTTGGTATGACCAAATTGTAAGTAAAAtccaaaacacaacaaaaattaacacTAGTGAAATCAAGAACTAAGCTCACCAATTGCATAAATCTTAGCTCTGATCTAAAAATCTATTAGAACGTTGGATCTAAACTTCGAATTCCTTATCAAGATCCAAgatccacacacaaaaaaaaaaaaaaaaaaaaaaaaaaaaaNAAAAAAAAGATCGAAACACAAAAATTTAGACTAAGCACAGATCATATATCTCACAGCAATCAAACAATAAGCTAGACGATCTATATTATACAGTTagtttcaggaaaaaaaaaaaacaatactgaTCTGAAGCAGAAGACATATTATAATCTCGGAAAACTAGAAGAAGGAAGTAAACCTGAACAGAGGAAGGCTGAACACGAGACTCGGCGGTGACAATAGCAGTAGCGGCGGCGTTAACAGTCTCAACACTATTATTAACAACGTtgctcatcttttttttttcaacttcagATTCGCCACAACAACACCGACAATAACATCCGGATtcgctactactactactcttaCACTTGGATCTCTCtacgaaagagagagatttttcccgagaaaataaaaaaaggtttattgTATAATGATGGGATTGAATTCTCTCtcagctctcttctctctctcctctctcttctctctcaggGAGGGAGGGGTCGTTATCTAATCCAGCTTTTCATTCAATTTTAGTTACCACGAGCTTTTGCCACGTCATCACGGTTCCTTCACACGCGCTTCAGTTAAAAAGTTATACTAGTATATAGCATCATTTACAACTTGATTAGTCTACTCATATGTAATTTTGGGAGGGTAAATTAcgattgtttaaaaaaaaaaagataaatttagttttaataaaGTGAAAACTCTAAGCTGAATTTCAGATTCGcatgtgatttttttgtttggtgttttttaCTAGTGAACTCATTGTTTAGCTTTAAAGTCAATGAATGATATGTCATTAGTAATGACTCATTACactgttttgttgttgtatataatcgatgattgcaaaaaaaaaacttagggggttattggtttaggatttagaaagaatttgaatgattttaaaagttatgtaaaatatgttgttattcaatcaagactttttaaaactctttaaaaatttggtgttattggttgtggatttgtaaaaagttatctaaaatcttgataaatctagtgttattggattaagagtcttataaagtcattaaaagttttatgttattcaattaaaacaaaagaatcatggattgttaatgaattcaaattttgtgttattggtttaggattttataacatttccttcataacaaaagtcatgaaaactctttcatcaaatagaaagattttgaaagattttatgaaatattttacaagattaggaaacacaaatcagcaagatttaaaataacttcctaaacaatctcttatagaatccttcatttttactttctaattttctatgattttaaaaatcagcaagatttttaaaaacacaaagtcattaaaactctttctaaatcctaaaccaatacctcccccttaaaGAGTGTGAGCTGAAATACTTAATTACAATTCAAACTGCGCTGTATTTCTTTTGCACATCACCATCCATAATTTAAATTGTAGAATAATGAATCATTCTTTTGTCTTTCAAATCATAGAGAAAGgcccttaattttttttttttttttaattcatgaaaacatcaacttttctttcttaaaaaaagaacatttaCCTTTCAAATTATCCATACAGTCTAAATAACAGTTCTTTATCACtttatttttacttgtttttatagagtttaaattttaatttgtctGATATAATAAACTGAACTGGTGAAGACATATGGAAAGactaataagattttttttttccatcaacatattggcaaaaaaaaaaacaaaggaagataAACTTGATTTCAGCAGCTTAGATTGACCTAATAAATTTTTTCCATAACCAAGGGCTTGCTGGAGAGCCATTTCTTCATATTGATCCTATAAAGACTTCAATGTATTCACTAATTTTGGATGGTCCTCTATCCAAGATTTAAGGCCATTTTTGACATCCAAGAAAGTGTTTTTTAATTCATAGAATGAAACATTCTTCTCATCATAGCACACAGAAGATTAGGTTTTACGAGCATGATTGAGAGTTCTTGTTGGTGTCAAATCTTTTTGGATCCCAATTTGAATTGACAAGCATATACAAAGCTTTGTCAGGGTGGATAACTATCCTTGAAAATTTGAGGTAACAATAGCGTTCATCTTCTAATCGTCGATAATAATCTTCGTCATTTTAGATTCGCGTCGAAAGACTAAGGTGATATGCAGTTTAACTTCTCTATGTTCAAAAGTAGagaccataatttttttataaaaaaaaacagtttaaatttttctaagaaattcagttttgagttttgctggaatataattttgttacttctatttttcatatttgttttttcactAGCTTTTCTCCAACAAATAAACTTTATTAAGAATAAAACCAGTTAACAGACAATAATTTAATCATCTAAACCGAATAATCCATAAAACCAGAGtagaaattagaaatattacaacccaatttccaatttttttcacTAGTATTATTATCTTTCCGTGGACGTGATTTTGATGTCATAAACTGGTCTTTCTAATATCCTagattgatgatgatatatTATGAATTGACGAATAACAAAgtcaaattgttttaaatatatatcaaataaaaattactgAGAAACTTCTGGAAAGTTATTAGAAATAAGAAGacttgtaaaataatatttttttctcagcGTTGTTAGTTTTCTCAATTCCAACTTCcaacccataaaaaaaaaaaaagtattcgtggatcttaaaatatttatgtaacgTAAAACAATAACGTTGGCTAATGTCTATATGTAGGTAATCTATAAAACGAATGATTCTTgtcaaaggaaagaagaaaatactAGTATTAAAACTACCATCCGAAGAGTTGACCCTTACTTAGCCGTGTATCAGTgtatattatatgatatgatatgggGACCAAACCAATAAGTGAGGGTAATAATATAATAGCCGGCTTCATCATTGGAACTCCCATGTGACTCTCCTCATCTCATGTTTTAAGTTTACTTTATTATAATCTCTTTGATAACGAGAGTCGCTT from Camelina sativa cultivar DH55 chromosome 2, Cs, whole genome shotgun sequence includes the following:
- the LOC104727439 gene encoding uncharacterized protein LOC104727439 yields the protein MSNVVNNSVETVNAAATAIVTAESRVQPSSVQKRRWAKCWSLCSCFGSQKNNKRIGNAVLVPEPVAASGVPVVTVQNSATSTTVVLPFIAPPSSPASFLQSDPSSVSHSPVGPLSLTSNTFSPKEPQSVFTVGPYANETQPVTPPVFSAFITEPSTAPYTPPPESSVHITTPSSPEVPFAQLLTSSLELTRRDSSGMNQKFSSSHYEFRSNQVCPGSPGGGNLISPGSVISNSGTSSPYPGKSPMVEFRIGEPPKFLGFEHFTARKWGSRFGSGSITPVGHGSGLASGALTPNGPEIVSGNLTPNNTTWPLQNQISEVASLANSDHGSEVIVADHRVSFELTGEDVARCFASKLNRSHDRMNNNDRIATEESSLTDRGRRNSFQKIESIENRETEQQRIQKLSSSSVGSSKDFKFDNTKDENIEKVAGNSWSFFPGLRSGVS